The following DNA comes from Hordeum vulgare subsp. vulgare chromosome 3H, MorexV3_pseudomolecules_assembly, whole genome shotgun sequence.
aaattaattgtgttaccgAGAAGGTTAAAGTAAGCTTTAGTGATGTATCTcgtgaatttaatttctctaagtttggtagacaaccacatgagaaagaattatatagtaaggatgaaataattgctcTTGCTTCTAATGTTGTGCCTCATGCTGATCTATTAGAACAATATAtgatagaccatgagaatgatatgcatatgaatgagagCAATGAAATAGATGTAATATTATTTAGACAAACACCTATTATTGAACATATCTTGTATGTTGACATtctaggggatcctcctccacataagtgagatcccgtgtttgagctaaaGAAATTACATGATACTttaaaatatgcttatcttgacgaaaataagatatatcatgtttttattagtgctaacctttcagaatatgaagaaaagagattacttaaaactctGATGAAGCACCGAGTTACTAttgaatatactcttgatgaacttaagggcatcagtcccactctatgtcaacacaagattaatatggaacaagATGCCAAACCTGTCGTTGATCAGCAACCCcacttaaatcctaagatgaaggaagtgataagaactgaaatactaaagcttcagaAGGCAGGTATAACTTATCCTGTTGCTAATAGTAGATGTGTAAATCATGTTCATTGTTTTCGTTAGAAAGaaggtataactgttgttcctaatgataaaaatgatcttATTCCTCGAAGAattgtaactggttataggatggtcatTAATTTCtagaaattaaacaaagctactagaaaagatcattaccccttgctttttgttgatcaaatgttagaaatattatcTAAGCCTACAAATTTTTTCTTAATGGATATTCTCGTTTCTTTCAAATACCCGTGTCAAAAGAAGACcgagagaaaactactttcacatgcccttttgaaacttatgcttatagacgtatggcttttggtttatgcaatgcacgtgccatctttcaaagatgtatgactgttatattctttgacttttgtgaaaagattgttgaggtgttCATGGAAGATTTTTCTGTTTACGAGACTTTTTTTATGATTGCTTGAGTAACCTTGATCGATTTTTGCAgaaatgtgaagaaactaatgttgtcttgaattgggagaagcgtCACTTTATGATGAATGAAGGTATAATACTTGGGCATAAGATttctgaacgaggtattgaggttggcaaatctaaggttgatgcaatcgagaaaatgcatgTCCCCAAGACGCTAAAGGTATAAGGAGTTTTAttggtcatgctcgtttctataggcgtttcattaaagatttcttgaCCATTAaataatcttcttcaaaaagatatttcatttgttttttatgatggttgtgtagaagcctttgaaatacttaagaaagccttaatttctgcacctcTTGTTCAATCACCTCGAGCAACAAGTTCATTGACTCGTGGCTCGACAAGAGGAATGGTTTCTCACGCAGAGTGCCCTCAGGCTTTGACTCCTTTGTCATTGGGACGGCGTGGGCAATTTGGAAGCAAAGAAACGCGAGAGTATTTAACAGAACGCAAGAACATAGGACCCCTCATCAACTCACTTTGCAGGTGCTCGCGGGAAGCAAAGAATGACGGATGGCGGGATTGGGTATCGGAGCCTTATACCCatttgtgagatagtagctttcgTTTATTTGTTAGGTGTAGTGTGGAGTAAACCAAACAGGACGTTCGCATCCATGTTCCGGTCTTGTAAATGCTTTTTCTGGCTTCGATAAAATATGATAAGCATTGGCGTATTCTTGAAAAAAAATAGTTAActtttttatagaaatattaataAACAAATCAAAAGTGTCTGCCTGCGCTGTGCGGAATTGTTTGGGCCCAGCCTAAAAGGCTGTAGGCCGGGCCTGGGGAAATCTCACGCTGCTAGTCCGAGAGGTAACGAAATGACAGCCCAATCCATGCCGCGGCCGGGTGCGAGTGCGACGCCGCGCTGCTTCTGATCCGGAAGTGGCGCATTTTAGTTTTCTGTTTTTCCAGTTTCGCTCCTCAAAGGCTCAAACTCCTCCGGGTCTGTCAATGCCGGGCCCCTCCGCCTCCGCCCCCCCCTGCCGCTTCGCCGCCCGCTGGGCGGCCGAcgccctcgccggcgacgaggccCTCGACTTCTCCTTCGTCAAAGGTAGTGTCAGTACCGTGAGAGGGCCCTCTGCGTATGCCGTTCGCGTCGGCCCTTTCGTTGATCTCACCTAGGGTTATCGGTGCTCCGCAGCGCTGGTGGGCGTCTTGCCGGAGTCCCTCGCGGGCGCGCCGGAGGCTACGCGGGATAGGGTTGCGCTTCGATGCCTGCGGGAGGTCGTCTCCCTCGCCGCCCCGGGCGAGGGCGAGGTCGCCGCGACGCCGGCGGTGGCGGAGGTCGAGTCCGGGACGCTTAGGGTTGATGCCTCCCGCTCCTGTGAGGAATTGCTGATTGAGTTGCTTGGACAGGTATGCTGTGCTTTGTTTTACTAAGTGCATTCTGGTTGTTCAGAACTTCGGATCCCTGATTTATCCTTTTGTCACTGAAACAATATTTGTGCAATGGGGCGATTGAAGATTCGTTCAGGCAGAAAAGTATAGCAAGATGGAACATACCGTCTCTGCATTTGCTCCTGAGTAATGTGCTAGTTAGATTAAATCTTGTCCAGACCATGATGCAAAGTCAGACCAGAACTCATAATCTTAATTCCTTCCTTAAATAATGCAAAGCATACTCGTTCAAGCTTGACCCATCCGATGGGCAAAGTGTAGTCCTTGCAGTTAAAAGTTGTAGACAATACATCAATTGATTCCATCGATGATGCTTGTTATTTAATTTTGCATTTCTTCCGATGGTGGTAGAGTGATGTTTTCGCTGATTCATAAACTGATCGTGTTTAGTGACAATAGCCGTGAACATAACAAGTGAACACGTTGCATATTGTTTGCAGTATGTAAAATAGCATGTGTTTTATCAATGACTCAAAATATGGCAGCATTCTAAATTCTGACAGGCATCTCATTTTTGGTAGTTTGTCAAACAGTAGTGGGCTTTTGTGAGGCTGAAAGCAAGCATCCACCTTTTAATAAGTTACATTCTCTGTGGAGAACTTATCTACTTGTACCTAATGACTTGTTCACTGATCCAGTGTTGTAGTTCACCAATGCTGCTAGGCTAGACGATGTTattatttgagctcatgtttcTTGTGATATGAAACATGATATATCCCTTGGCAGTTGCGTCTCAAGTCCTCCCAAGTGCAAACGCCCAACATGCATTACCTTAGCAAACGGTATTCCAGCAAGTTATACATTTACGATATCCCTAAAGATCATAACAGCATCACTTTACAGTTAAATAttaaaattcttcaatttgtgtgAGGAGCAAGGATGCCATGTTAGATACTGCATAACATAATTATGCATGTTTTTAATGATTTCACTTTTCTGGTGCTCTTTTATAATTAAATTTCCTTATAACTTAACAATCATCATATGTTCTGGTGTCTTTAATTATGTGGTAGCTAATGCATGCTGCAATTTAGTTAGTGCCCAgatgtttttgaattttttgctTTACATGAATGTAATATCTGCAGGTTGGTAGTTCAGGAAGCTTGGAGAAAGATATGCTTCCACCTTTTAGCAAGGATATCCAAAAGTTTATATGCATCAAGACACCGGCTTTACCAGAAACTTCTTTTGAGTTGGTATGCCAAAAAAGTTGTTCTCAAAACTGAACATAAAAGGACTCGCTTCACGAATGATTAAGCTTCTTGTTTTATGTTCAGCTTAGAGAAGTGAACCCAGACATCGCGTGTATGGTCGCACCGCCCCCAGTTGAGAAGGGCGGCAAGAACATTGGCAATGACCAGTTGTTGTGCGGCATCAGCCCTGATCATGTAAATACAGAGAGGCACGGGTGCCCTACAAATAGGTGTTACGACCGCCCTCAGGAAGATACCACTGGCGCTGTTGGTGTCAGTGTCAGATCCGCACAAACGAGTCCAAGTAAAGATAATAGAAATATGTCCATTACAGCTGAGCCTGCTTCAGCTAGCTGCAGTGCTGCTTTTCTTCCATGTAATACTGAACTTATGCCAAAGCAGAATGTGGCGGAGACTACCGCGTCCCAAGAAAAGAGTCCAACTACCATTCTTCAACGAGAATCCTGTGGAGACAAGTACAAAAATTCATCCTGCGATAATGATGGAGAGAGATCACATGGTAATGGCACCAACATTCATTTATCAAAGAATCTCAGCGATGATACAGTGGCTCCAGATTCTGACAGAAGCACTGATGCTTTGCTGGCAAATACATCTGAAACAAGAACTTTGCCTGAGTTTGTTGCTGCAGATGGTACAGGTGTAATTGCAGAACTGCATGGCAGAAAAACTCGAAGGAGTTCACCGCAACATGACAGCAGTGAGAAAGCAAGTCATGTTTTGGATGAGGGTAGTGCGAGGATTCAGCCAGTGGAAAAGGGTTCTGGTCATAATGAACAGAATCTGCAAACTGCTGGTGTTGTACCTTCTGTAAGCTGCAACAGGGCTGTTCAAGGAGATAAATATGAAACCAACCTTCCACAAGAGAATGCTACAGGACTTTCTAAATTGTTTAAGGAGAAGAATGATAAGGCTCTTCTGGAAGTCAGTTGTGCTGACAAAGCCAATCCAGCACTACATGATGATGGCAACATCTTGGAAAATGATACATCCAGTTATAGGAAAACCTCTCTAGATTCTTCTTGCTGCAATGCAGTGGAAACATCAAATGTGCATCGCTCCAATGACAGTCCCGGTGGCTTTGCAGCCGCTTGTCTTCTATCATTGATGGGCAATATGCCGTCCTGTAGTCAGGATAAAGAGGCCAATGGTTCCACTGAGGGCTTTACGGAACAAGATTTGTGCATAAAATGTGGTAAAGATGGCCAGTTGCTGAAATGTAGCAGCTGCTCATTAATTGCTCATGATCGCTGTTTTGGTTCATCAGTGACGCTTGAtgtttctggccagttttattgcCCTGTATGTTTctatactaaagctactgaagcATATCAAAAGGCGAAAATAACATATTTGGAAGCTAGGAAGAACCTATCTGCTTTCCTTGGCACAAAGCAATTTCCTAAGGAACACCATGAACAATCTACTGGAAAACGGCGAACAGCTACCAACAGCAAGGATCACTCGAATGGGTTTATTACGTCCAAAAGGCAAGATAACCATCAGTCTGAAGCTGATGACCTTTCTTGTAAGGATGAAGAACCTGGTGAGCAGAGGAAAAATCAGAGAACAAATGATACAAGTGATGTGCGTCCTGAGGAGGGTCAGCTGAATGAGTGTGATACTTCCAAAAGGCAAGGTAACCATCAGCCCGATACATATAATCTTTCTCATAATGATCTAGAACCTGGTCAGCAGAGGAAGAAGCAGAGAACAAATGCTACGAGTGACACTTGTCCTGGGGACGTAATCACTGAAAAGGCATCTTTTGGTCTGAATTCTGATATTGCACCCAATAGAGATTGTGTActccaaaataaaagaaaactagTTGAGCAGTCTGTGGAAAGTGCAGAAGCCCATGAAGATGGTAATGGCAATTCATTTTATGATGCGCAACATTCATCTCAGAATAGATGCAGTCCTGTTGCCAACCAGAGTGTTGAGGCTGAAAAACATGACAGTCTTACAAATTCTCACGACCCCAAAAGTTCTGATGAAATAGAAGCTACATCTTCAAATAATTCTGGCAAGGGGTCGTCGCCTCCTTGGCGAAACATGAGACGCCACAAAGCAAGATTCCATGGAAAGGAGACAGTGGTATCTTATAATTCTAAAAAAGCATTGCAATGCCAGGATCAGCAGATGCCTTCATCATCAAGCAAACAGAACTATGCATATCAACCCAAGCATCCGTAAGTGTTAGGAAGGGGCTTCATAAGAACTTCTTTCCCCAATCATATTCTTTGGAGTACTTAAAAATGTCTGACTGATTAACCTATAATTAAATGGCATTGAACATCTTCATTTAGACTTGTGATAAGTAAATCTGTATGGTTGATCTGAGATAAAAAAAGACTGTAGGGTGGATGTTTGTGAGACCGAACTTACTGAGTTCCAGTGCTCTTGCACAAGCACTTTCTAGTATTTGAAGTTCTTGGTTCAGCACCGTAGATAGTACGATGCTAATTAGCTTTGAGATGATCAAACTTTAGGAGATTTTATATCTCTAATCGGAGTTGCCACTCTATGTCATGATATTTGATATACAGGAAAGTCAGCCTCTTCATTCCAGGTCACTTTTAAATCGGCAAGAGCTTTTGAGAATTCATGGTTAGAATGAAGTTACATATGTGATAGTGAAGTTAGACTGTAGTTAACTGAATATGTTTTCTAATTATTGTGAAACTTTATATATTTGGAAGTGTACATTGTAATGGCGTCTGTTTTTGTTATTCCAGAAACTGAGCCATATCTGTCTTTGCAGCTGTAATCCTCTTGCACCAGCTGGAAGGCGCTCAAAGCTCTGTTGgacggaagaagaagagcaagcttTGAGGGTACGCATATCCCAGGCTCTTAACTGACATTACTGATGCTGAAATCTTACGCCATCTTTTGCTAAATTTCCTGGTTACTAATGTGTATTTAGTCATGCTAACATCACAacattggctattctgactcaggatGCAATGTTGAAGTTCACCCCAAAGGATGGCGGACCAATTCCGTGGGTTCAGATATTAGAATCTGGCAGGGGTACGTTCCACAAGAAACGCCTCGCCAGTGATCTGAGAGTCAAATGGAGGAACATGACGAAGAAATCAGGATCCTAGTACTGATCATCTTTTCTGAAAAAAAGGTACTGACCATCTGGCACCTAGTGCAGCCATTGTGCCATGCTTGCCTAACCCTTTATTCACCCCCTCGAGGTAGCTATTGTGCATCATCTTGTAAGACTGTACATAGTGCGTGCTGCTGGCTTCTGACCCATGCCACTGGGTGAAACATGTAGATTGCAAGCATTACATTTCAATAGGGGGACTTCATTCCTATGCTATCTATTAGTCTGTTGTTGTGGGTTTAGAGCTATGTAAAGAAACTGTATTCTTTTCCGGCAAATAAACATATAGTCGCCGTCACAATTtccaattgaaaagcccctacacgGTGTCTGTTCTTGCATCGTGCATACACCTCGTGTCAGATCAGCGAGCTCTGTACAGTGTTTGCACATCCAGGAGGAGCCCCTCCACCTCGATGATGTCCTCCCCCTCCCACTGGCACCCCCCTCCCACCGGCACAATGCCCATGCTGCCCTGTCTGCCTCCGCGGCTCCTTGCTGATGGCCCAGCATCAGTTTCATGATGGAGGCCGTGCCAATGTCTGTGTCTTCACCTTCAAAGCTGTGTGCCCTTTGTTCCAGAGACATCGCCTCTACCACTAGAGATGGGAATGCACCctccacatgccatttcctccacTACCGAACTCAACACCTATGATGCAACTTTACTCTTGTTTGGGTGTTAATGCAAAGATGAGTCAGGGAGAGGActagttttctctttttttgaacTGGGCTACTCCCCTTTCCATCACTATGATGTATCGGAAATATAAGGTCTGATAGCAGCAAAACAAGATAGCGGAAGGGAAAAAGCTAGTTCAAGACACTATCAGGAAACCTGTTGTGTATGCCCATGACCGGAACATACAACACGGAGCGAAAACCTAGTAGCGCTAAAAAAACTCTAAATCCTACCACCCAACCGCACAGACGCTCAGCCAACTCAGCGACACCACACAACAGGAACTCCCAGCTATCTTCACTTTGAAGAAGCAACTTGATTCTATGTCACAGCTCCAGATATCCTCATCAAATTAATCGCATTCATTCGAAGAAGTTCAACACCTTTCTTCAGCGCATCCGTGTCTCCAGCCTTCTGAATTCCCGCCCAAGCGAACAAGGATGTGCAAGCAATGGGAGCAACTTCGAAGGGGGCCTCATATGTAGCTCTGTTCCTTGCATTCCACAGTGCCCAGGTCACTCAGTCATCTTTTTCTCATACGTAGCCTCTGTTCCTTGCATTCAACAGTGAATGTAGGAGAGTTATAAAACCAGTCAACAGCGAAACCAGCTCTATAAAACCCCTCTCCCCATCAGTGAAGAAGGCATAGCGCCAAGAGAAAAACTACCACATATCATAAGTACAAAACGAAGTTTGAAAGACAGCACCAACGGTTCTCCACACAACCCTGGCTATTGGCCAGAAGGCGACAAATGTTGAGAAGTTTCAACCTGATCACGAAATGAGCACATAGGATTACCAGACCATTTTTCTTCCTCATCACCTCCCTAGCTAGAATAGAACGATATCTTGGAAGAACCACCACATGAATATTTGAATGTTCAAGGGAATTTCGGCCTCCATAATCCACTTACAATGACCGCCGGCCATGATACTCTCCAACCATTTGTACATGGATTTAGTAGTAAAAATATATTATCGGCAAAAGCCCACTATATCTCATTCAGGATCAGGGCCAAGATGAATGACAGCAGTAGAAACAGACATAGTGTTCCGTTGCCGAGCCAAAATTAGGATTTAGGAGACAATCTCCTTCTGAAGGAGGCTGGTTCAATCTGTTGAAATTTTATGGCAGCACACTCAGGTTTATTGCAAATACTGAAAAGTTGAGGGAATTGTTCACGTATGTATGGGAGGTGGGCTATTCAATGAATCTTTTGCAAAATCTTGCAATATTACCATGGAGAGGACTAGTTAGGGCTCCAAGCATCTGGTTCCCAGGAGGCTTAAATGTTCAGGTATGCCGACGAGCCCAAGGCCACCTGCGCCGAGGTCTTACGACCAGGATAGTAGGACAATTCCCCTCCTGGAAATGACTAATGCAGGCAAATATGATGTGTTGGTTATTTCATTGTACTGTTGACCTGTTGTTAttattaatttcttatcaaaggaTTACAGACCCAACTACTATTATTGTGGAGGTCTTGGATGGTTGATTTTAATCATAAAATAATAATAGTTTTTGGCTTGATAGGTGTAAGGTTTTGATTAGTTTCAATTCCAATGGTGAATGTTGTCATTTGTTACATTAGTTCCGGTCGTTATTGATTTTCCATTCACTCtacacatgtactccctccgttcctaaatataagaccttttaaagattgtactataaactacatacggatgtacatagacatattttagagtatatattcactcattttgctccgtatgtagtctcctagtgaaatacctaaaaggtcttatattttagaaCAGAGGGAGTACGTATTTTGTAACCACATGCATTGACgctaaatgatgcaattgtttgATATCCTTGACAAGTTCAATCTTGAACTGCAAAAAGGCCCTATATTTAGTTACAGAGGTAGTATTTGCTTGCATGGCGTGCATGGATGAATGATGTGAAAGGCAGGGAAGTCTTTTGCACAAGAAATGTAGATTACCTGTGTGAAGAAACGTGGCCTTTCCCCGTTCAAAAAAAGAAACGTGGCCTTTCCATGGGCAGATCTTCCTGGACCCACTGACCGAATGGACCCTAAAAGGAATGCTTGTTTTGCACAAGAGCCGAGTGAGGAGGGGGAATCAAAAGGCCAAACTAGATTTTCCATTCACTCTAACATGTATTCTGTAGTGTATTTATGGTGTGCATCGACGAATGATGTGAAATCCAGCCAAGTCTTTTGCACAAGAATTTATACGTACGTGTTTGAAGAAATGCGGCCTTTCCATGGGCAGTCTTGTTGGTCCAATTATTGGTTACATTTTTTTTGTTGATGGCTTACCAAGCTGACCATTTGGTCTTTGTTGGTCCCATCGAACGGACCCCAAAAGGCATCTCTTGCGCCCAGTGAGGAGTTGGTTCAAAAGGCTTAAGGACTGGACAAAAGTAGTTAAGAGGGAACTACCAAGACATGCTATCAATCGATCAATCAATCCAACAATTCATGTAAGAGTAGCGCCCACATGTTTGACCACTTGAGCAACAGAAGAATGCCTACATTGAGGCCTACGTGCACGAATCAAGGCCGTGGCAAACCCGGTCCGGTCGCGCATGCCCATGCCGATTAATTCCGAGGTTTATGGCGCTGCGCTTTGGTGTTACGTGGCCTCCTCCCCGGCTGTCTCGCTTGTACTCCGTATGCATGCTAAGTTTTTTGAGTGAGGTTCGATGATCGGACGGGCGTTTATTGGTGGCGTTTGATGGTGGTGGCGACGGGAATGAAGAAGAAGCTGCTGCCGCCCAGCGGCGGATCCACCTCAACATGACATGGTGGTCCAACAATGTAACTTTTTATAAAGTTGTATtgttttgaattattttttgTGACATACATAGCATATGTGAAAAATCTTAGGGTGATCCATGGACCACTTTGTCCACCCCTTAGATCCGCGCCGTTCGGAAAACCATGGGAAAGCCACCGGCGAGGCGAGATCGTCAACCATATCTTCTCCTCGGAGCAAAGACGACCACGCCGGCACCGCACGGCCGGCGCGAACTTGGACGGCAAGGCTTGTTCGAGTGTGTGAGAGCGTCCACTTTATGTTGTTTCCATTTTGGAACAGTACGATCAGCCCATCCAGCTCATCACAGTACTAAATCGACGATAATTAGTATGGATCAAAGGGAAGGAAGGAGTATGTAACTGATGCACGATGAGTCGGTGACGGCGGCGGCGTCGAGTTAATGCTCGGCGGAAAGATGCAGGTCGGTGGGTCGATCAAGGCGAGATCAGGCGACGTGGACGGATCATACGTACGGGGTGAAGGACGACGGTGCTGCTACGACGTGCACATCCTAGATAGCTACCTAGGGTGGCCCCCCGTCGTTGACAAGTTGACAACGTAACTATAAACTCACGGATGTTGGCGTGGACTCTTGCTCGAGCCCCTCTAGCTTAGCTTAGCTTGGCGTGGCCCGGCGCCACTCGCAACCGGCTCGACCGATACTAATCGCGTTCCCGGAACGAAAACCTCCTTGCTTGCCCAAATAAGTAAGGGCAACTCCAGCGCATGACCTCAAACGCACTTTTGTTTTGTTCGAATTTTATTTGTTTGAAGTGAATGAATTATAAAAGCTATGGTTCCTGCAACCCTAGTCTTTAATGCCGATATTTTTTGCAATTCATTCGTTTGGGATCGGTATGGGACCGTGTTCATTTGGATTTGCATCGGCCGGTCGCCCAACGCGCGACCACATCTCCGACAGTATTTCGTCCGtacactttttttattttttatttttttccaccAACGATTTTTGTGATACATGAAAATACATTCAGCAATTTTTGGTTAGAATAATAAGCTCAAAGAAAACAGGAACTACATGAAAACATTTTAAAAGATATCCAACTTTCATAACTACTTCCGTAAGTTGGATCAGTGCCTGATGTATTCGTTGTTGATCCATGGAGTCTTGATCTTgaatgtctctttcttcttcgagTCTAAAGAATTAGACGCTTCACATCTAGTCTCATCTCTAGCGTCTACTCTAGCAAAAAGTGCGTAAACATCTATTAATTACGTGTTATCAGTACATCGATGTATTCTTTTTCTTGAAATCAAAAGTTGCATCCATCCTACACAATAAATATTTGATTGTAAGCAAAACAAACCGAATTTGGAATCACAACCGAAGCTAAACTAGCACGTACCTCATGatttttgtgttggggaacgtcgcatgggaaacaaaaaatttcctacgtgcacgaagacctatcatggtgatgtccatctacgagaggggatgagtgatctacgtacccttgtagatcgtactgatgtagtggaacgtcctcacgtccctcgatccgccccgcgaaccgtcccacgatcagtcccacgatctagtgccgaacggacggcacctccgcgttcagcacacgtacagctcgacgatgatctcggccttcttgatccagcaagagagacagaaaggtagaagagttctccggcagcgtgacggcgctccggaggttggtgatgatcttgtctcagcagggcttcgcccgagctccgcagaaacgcgatctagaggtaaaaccgtagagatatgtggtcgggctgccgtggcaaagttgtctcaaatcagccctaaaaccccactatatataggaggaggaggggggagacttgccttggggtccaaggactcccaagggagtcggccgagccaagggggaaggtctccccctcccaaaccgaaatccacttggtttggaaggtggagtccttcttccctttcccacctccttctttttttcctttcctctttgattttctttcctatgcgcataggcctctctcttgggctgtctcaccagcccactaagggctggtgcggcaccccaaacacccatgggcttccctggggtgggtgggcccccccggtgaactcccggaacccattcgtcattcccggtacattcccggtaactccgaaaacctttcggtaatcaaatgaggtcatcctatatatcaatcttcatttccggaccattcctgaaaccctcgtgacgtccgtgatctcatccg
Coding sequences within:
- the LOC123445039 gene encoding uncharacterized protein LOC123445039 codes for the protein MPGPSASAPPCRFAARWAADALAGDEALDFSFVKALVGVLPESLAGAPEATRDRVALRCLREVVSLAAPGEGEVAATPAVAEVESGTLRVDASRSCEELLIELLGQVGSSGSLEKDMLPPFSKDIQKFICIKTPALPETSFELLREVNPDIACMVAPPPVEKGGKNIGNDQLLCGISPDHVNTERHGCPTNRCYDRPQEDTTGAVGVSVRSAQTSPSKDNRNMSITAEPASASCSAAFLPCNTELMPKQNVAETTASQEKSPTTILQRESCGDKYKNSSCDNDGERSHGNGTNIHLSKNLSDDTVAPDSDRSTDALLANTSETRTLPEFVAADGTGVIAELHGRKTRRSSPQHDSSEKASHVLDEGSARIQPVEKGSGHNEQNLQTAGVVPSVSCNRAVQGDKYETNLPQENATGLSKLFKEKNDKALLEVSCADKANPALHDDGNILENDTSSYRKTSLDSSCCNAVETSNVHRSNDSPGGFAAACLLSLMGNMPSCSQDKEANGSTEGFTEQDLCIKCGKDGQLLKCSSCSLIAHDRCFGSSVTLDVSGQFYCPVCFYTKATEAYQKAKITYLEARKNLSAFLGTKQFPKEHHEQSTGKRRTATNSKDHSNGFITSKRQDNHQSEADDLSCKDEEPGEQRKNQRTNDTSDVRPEEGQLNECDTSKRQGNHQPDTYNLSHNDLEPGQQRKKQRTNATSDTCPGDVITEKASFGLNSDIAPNRDCVLQNKRKLVEQSVESAEAHEDGNGNSFYDAQHSSQNRCSPVANQSVEAEKHDSLTNSHDPKSSDEIEATSSNNSGKGSSPPWRNMRRHKARFHGKETVVSYNSKKALQCQDQQMPSSSSKQNYAYQPKHPCNPLAPAGRRSKLCWTEEEEQALRDAMLKFTPKDGGPIPWVQILESGRGTFHKKRLASDLRVKWRNMTKKSGS